The Brassica oleracea var. oleracea cultivar TO1000 chromosome C6, BOL, whole genome shotgun sequence genome includes a region encoding these proteins:
- the LOC106297652 gene encoding LOW QUALITY PROTEIN: LRR receptor-like serine/threonine-protein kinase FLS2 (The sequence of the model RefSeq protein was modified relative to this genomic sequence to represent the inferred CDS: inserted 2 bases in 1 codon) produces the protein MMMMMQECRSCTESERQGLLELKAYFLSLSSDIHPDIARGWRTTSRRSCCSWRRVKCDLNNKRVTGLSLGDLYPSCYSDTLPILNLTFLYPFDELQSLNLSMSSLGGWFDQTQGYKSHERFRHLEILDLSYNFFNRSVFLLLNEVVSLKTLFLGGNYIESDFHVKELINLKNLELLDLKLNNISGHLPGKELTKLKKLKALDLSENLLSGSLQMTGLCKLQQLQELQISQNRFVGEIPLCFSRFSKLRVLDLSSNHLSGKLPPFISNFKSMEYLSLHDNNFEGLFSLDLISELTELKVFKLSSKYSMLQVVETNASSTGLKSQLRSLTLSNCNLSNIPGFLRFQKELRVLDLSSNTLSGAFPTWLLKNNTKLQVLLLQNNSFNILTFPRLHKLQFLDLSANNFNHQLPKNIGLMLPRLRHLNLSNNEFHGNMPSSVDTMEYLEFMDLSYNNFSGKLPRDLFTGCYSLKWLKLSHNSFTGPIIPRSSEETSLMTLIMDNNMFTGKLTENLRNLRLVTVIDLSNNFLTGTIPRWLGGFFLDILRISNNRSHGVIPPSLFNIPYLWLLDLSGNFLSGTLPLRSDSDYGYILDLHDNNLTGSVPDTLWKGLILLDMRNNRLSGNIPRFMSTPSIDVVLLRGNNLTGKIPVELCGLITLRMLDLSHNMLSESIPSCLSNLSGDGGNDPDWYPADMFSNFMDVYTEVYYESLLVSERFGLDYLVDFKVQVEFAVKQRYDSYMRGTLNQMFGLDLSSNELNGEIPEELGDLKRVRSLNLSRNSLSGSIPGRFSNLKSIESLDVSFNKLHGPIPSQLTMLQXLVVFNVSYNNLSGVIPQGKQFNTFGENSYLGNVLLCGSPTNKSCGTTMSSGEKGEEEEDDKSGLIDVVVLWWSLGSTYVTVLIGFMVFMFFDSPWRRAWFCLVDALIDRIKYLLGDI, from the exons ATGATGATGATGATGCAAGAATGTAGAAGCTGCACTGAAAGTGAAAGGCAAGGTTTGTTAGAGCTCAAGGCCTATTTTCTCTCGTTAAGTAGTGATATACATCCTGACATTGCTCGAGGATGGAGGACAACTAGTAGACGCTCTTGTTGCAGTTGGAGAAGAGTCAAGTGTGACCTGAACAACAAACGCGTGACTGGACTCTCCCTTGGGGATTTATATCCATCATGTTACTCAGACACTCTTCCTATACTGAACCTAACCTTTTTGTATCCTTTTGACGAGCTTCAGAGTCTCAATCTGTCGATGAGTAGCTTGGGAGGCTGGTTCGACCAAACACAAG GTTATAAGAGCCATGAAAGATTCAGACATCTTGAGATTCTTGATCTCAGTTACAATTTTTTCAACAGGAGTGTTTTTCTTTTATTGAATGAGGTTGTGTCGCTCAAGACTTTGTTTCTTGGTGGCAACTATATTGAAAGTGACTTTCATGTGAAAG AACTGATTAATCTGAAAAATTTGGAGCTACTAGATCTAAAGCTCAACAATATCAGCGGCCATTTACCAGGAAAAG AGCTCACCAAACTGAAGAAGCTCAAAGCTTTGGATCTAAGTGAGAATCTATTATCTGGTTCACTGCAGATGACAG GACTTTGCAAACTACAGCAGTTGCAAGAGCTTCAAATTAGTCAAAACAGATTTGTTGGTGAAATCCCTCTCTGTTTCTCAAGATTCTCCAAACTCCGAGTTCTTGATCTTTCATCAAATCACCTAAGTGGGAAGCTTCCACCTTTCATTAGTAACTTCAAATCCATGGAGTACTTATCGCTACACGATAACAACTTTGAAGGCTTGTTCTCTTTGGATTTGATCTCTGAGTTGACAGAGCTCAAGGTTTTCAAACTCTCTTCCAAGTATAGTATGCTGCAAGTAGTAGAGACAAATGCTTCTTCCACTGGCCTAAAATCTCAGCTAAGGAGTCTCACATTGTCAAACTGCAACCTGTCTAACATCCCCGGTTTTCTCCGGTTTCAGAAGGAACTGAGGGTACTAGATCTCTCCAGCAACACGCTATCCGGAGCCTTCCCCACTTGGCTGCTAAAGAATAACACAAAGCTTCAGGTTCTGTTATTGCAGAACAACTCATTCAACATCCTTACATTTCCAAGACTTCACAAGTTACAGTTTCTTGATCTTTCAGCTAACAACTTCAACCATCAACTCCCCAAAAATATCGGTTTGATGCTTCCGAGGTTAAGACATTTGAATCTCTCAAACAATGAGTTTCATGGGAACATGCCTTCCTCTGTAGACACAATGGAATATCTTGAATTTATGGACTTATCATACAACAACTTCTCAGGGAAGTTGCCAAGAGACCTCTTCACTGGTTGCTATTCACTGAAGTGGCTTAAGCTATCTCACAACAGCTTCACTGGTCCAATCATTCCAAGATCTAGTGAAGAGACGTCGTTGATGACTTTGATCATGGACAATAACATGTTTACTGGGAAGCTCACAGAAAATCTACGCAACTTAAGACTCGTGACAGTGATAGACTTATCCAACAACTTCCTCACAGGTACCATTCCAAGATGGTTAGGTGGTTTCTTCTTAGACATTCTAAGGATCTCAAACAACCGTTCACACGGCGTAATACCTCCGTCTCTGTTCAACATACCATACCTATGGCTATTAGACCTCTCAGGAAACTTCTTGTCCGGTACCTTACCGCTGCGGTCTGACTCGGACTACGGTTATATATTGGACTTACACGACAACAATCTCACCGGTTCTGTTCCAGACACGTTGTGGAAAGGACTGATTCTGCTTGATATGAGGAACAACAGACTGTCTGGAAATATTCCCCGGTTCATGAGCACACCAAGCATCGATGTTGTTCTGTTGAGAGGGAATAACTTGACTGGCAAGATACCCGTTGAGCTTTGCGGTTTAATAACCCTAAGAATGTTGGATCTTTCTCACAACATGTTGAGTGAGTCCATACCTTCTTGTCTCAGTAATCTATCAGGAGATGGTGGTAATGATCCAGATTGGTATCCAGCAGACATGTTCTCAAACTTTATGGATGTGTACACCGAAGTGTATTACGAGTCTTTACTTGTGTCGGAACGGTTTGGTCTAGACTACTTGGTAGATTTTAAAGTCCAAGTCGAGTTTGCTGTGAAACAGAGATATGACTCGTACATGAGAGGAACTCTCAACCAGATGTTTGGTCTTGATCTGTCGAGTAATGAGTTAAACGGTGAGATACCTGAAGAGCTAGGAGATCTTAAGAGAGTACGTTCACTGAACCTGTCACGGAACTCATTGTCTGGTTCTATACCTGGAAGGTTTTCAAATCTTAAAAGCATAGAGAGCTTGGATGTTTCTTTTAATAAGCTACATGGACCCATACCTTCACAACTCACAATGCTGCA TCTTGTTGTCTTTAATGTTTCTTACAACAATCTATCAGGTGTGATTCCGCAAGGTAAACAGTTCAACACCTTTGGTGAGAATAGTTACTTAGGTAATGTTCTTCTCTGTGGATCACCTACCAATAAAAGCTGTGGTACTACAATGAGCTCAGGAGAAAAAGGAGAAGAGGAAGAAGATGATAAAAGTGGATTGATTGATGTTGTGGTCTTGTGGTGGAGCCTTGGTTCCACATATGTCACGGTTTTGATTGGGTTTATGGTGTTTATGTTCTTTGATTCTCCATGGCGCCGAGCATGGTTCTGCCTTGTTGATGCGCTTATTGACCGTATAAAATATCTACTCGGAGATATCTAG